Genomic window (Streptomyces yatensis):
ATGGACGGGAAACAGCGCGCCACCCCAGGCCCCCATGAAGCCCGTGTCCGCGACGAGCAGATCGCGGTCATCCGCCAGCTCGCGCAGGATCGCCACGACGGCTTCGGGCCGTACGTGCCCGGTGGCAGGGCGGTGGGCGACGGCCCGGAACGCCTCCCGCCAGGCCGCGCACCTGCTCCGTACCGAGGTGCGCCAGGTGTGGTGAGCGCGATTGCCCGACTCCGGGGGCAGCGCCGCGGCGAGGGCGCGGCACAGCTCGCCCGCGTCGGCCACCACGCCCCGCTCGACCGTGCGGGTCCGGCCGATGTGCTCGGCCGTCACGTCGACGTGGACCACCTCGGCGCCCGCCGACGGCAAGGTGTAGGTGTCGGTCGCGAGGCCGCCGAGATCGGTGCCGATCGCCAGGACGAAGTCGGCCTCGCGCGCGATCTCGTTCGCCACCGTGCTCGAGTAGCGTCCCGCCACGCCGACCGACAGCGGATGGTTCTCGGCGATCGCCCCCTTCCCGCCCATGGTCGTCAGGACCGGAACGCCCGCGGTTTCCGCGAGCCGGGTGAGGTCCGTGGCGGCGTCGGCGATCAGAACCCCGTTACCGGCCAGGAGTACCGGTCGCAGACTCCGGGCGAGCCGGTCGGCGATGTCGGCCACGGCGCCGGCCGAGGGCGCCGGGGGCGTCGGGCCGGAGACCGGAACGGAGCCGGTGTCGGTGTGCTTCGGTGCGGCTTCCGCGGCGAGGAGGTCGCACGGGATGTCGATGTGCACCGGGCCCGGGGCTCCCGCGCCCGCGATACGGACCGCCTGGGCGGTCAGCTCCCCGGCGCGATCGGCGCGGGTGACGCGCGCCTGCCACTTCGTCACCGGCTGGAAGAGGGGCGGCTGGTCGAGTTCCTGATACTCGAATCTGTACTCGACCCGCGTCGAGACGGTGCTGGTGAGCGCCACGAGCGGACTGTGGGCCCACCGGGCGTCCGCGAGCGCGGCGGCGACGTTGGCCGCTCCCGGCCCCCACTGCCCGTAGACGACGGCCGGCCTGCCGGTGACGCGGGCGTACGCGTCGGCCATCACCACGGAGGCGGCCTCGCTGCGGGCGAGACACATCTCGATGCCGTGATCGCGCAGGGCGCGCCAGAGCCACAGATCACCCCCGGTGATCAGGAAGACCCGGTCGACGCCGTTGTCCTTCAGCGCGCGAGCGACGTCGTGCGCAACCCGGGGTGCCGGTTCATCAGCTATCGCCACAAGCGTTCTCCTCATCCATCGGCGGCGGGCGCGACGAGTCCGTCGGCGGCGCCGGGCCACAGGGATAATAAAACGAATGACCGTTCTCTTATTTCTTCGACCCTGCCGCCCCGGGGGACGCACTGTCAAGGAGAACGATCGATCGATTTTGATGTAGCCTGGCGTCATGCCGAAGGTGAGCCAGGAGTACCTCGACGCCCGCAGGACGGAGATCCTGGCGGCGGCGCGGCGTTGCTTTGTCCGGGACGGCTTCCACGAGACGTCGATGCAGGATCTGCTCGCCGAGGCGGGGATGTCCTCGGGGTCGGTCTACCGGTATTTCTCCAGCAAGCAGGACATGATCGTCGCGATCGCCGAGGAGAACCTGGCCGAGGTGGTCCGCGAGGCCCGCCGGCAGGCCGAGCGCAGGCCGCCCGTCGGGCTCGGCGAAGCGGTCGCCGATCTCTTCGAGGTCATCAGGGCCAAGCACGCGGAGAACGGCTTCGCCGCCATCGCGCTGCTGACCTGGTCCGAATCCCTGCGCAACCCGCGGCTCGCCGAGCGGCTCACCACCGCGCTCACCGAGGCGACGGCCGACCTGGCCACCCTCGTACGGGAGCATCAGGACGTCAGCCAACTGCCGCCGGACGTGGCGGCGGACTCCCTCGCCCAGCTGATCACCTCCACGGTGCCCGGCTACATCCTCCAACTCGCCACCCTCGGCCCCGACGCGGTCGACGGCCTGCCCGCCGCCGCCCGGGCGCTGTGGCCGACCCCCGGCACCCCAGCGGCCGCCAAGGGTTCGCCGCGATCCTGACCCGGAACCTCGCTCAGTAGGCTGGACCAGCCAGTCCAGTCGAGAGGGGACGTCATGCACAAGGAGCTGACGGCGAAGGGGAAGGCCACCCGGGACCGGATCATCGAGGGCGCGGCCGCGGTGCTGCGCGAGAAGGACGTGTCGATCGCCACCCTCGATGACGTCATGGCGCGCACCCGCACCAGCAAGAGCCAGCTCTTCCACTACTTCCCCACCGGGAAGGACGAGTTGCTGCTGGCGGTCGCGCACTACGAGGCCGACCAGGTCCTGGCGGACCAGCAGCCGTACCTCGGCTGCCTGGACTCCTGGGAGGCGTGGCAGCGGTGGCGCGATGTGGTGGTCGAGCGCTACGAGGAGCAGGGCGAGGAGTGTTCGCTGGGCTCGCTGGTCCTCCATCTGGGCCGCTCCACCCCGGGCGCCCGGGATGTGGTGGTGGCGTTGATGCGCCAGTGGCAGGCGAGCCTGGCCACCGGCATCCGGGCCCTGCAGTCGGCCGGGCACCTGCCCGCCGATCTGGACGTCGAGCGCCGCGCGGCCGCCCTGCTGGCGGGCATCCAGGGCGGCGTGGCGATTCTCCAGTCGACCGGCCGGGCCGACCATCTGCGGGCCGCGCTCGATCAGGGCATCGGGGATCTGCGACGCGCCGCGGCCTGATCGGGGTGGCGGCGGACGGGCAGGTCACCCCGCCACCGACGGCGGCGAATGGACTTGCAAGTCCATTTTTTTCTTCGCACAGTGGCATGGCCCCCGGGCGGATCCGGGCGGTGCCCGCGCGTCCGACCCGACCGAGATCGAGGTCGTTTCCCGCGGGACATCGATGGCGGGTGACGAGCGTGGCAGGAGCGCGTGATGAGTGGACGGCTGCAGGACAAGAGGGCTCTGGTAACCGGTGCGACCAGCAACATCGGGCGGGCGATCGCGGAGATGTTCGCCGCCGAGGGCGCGCAGGTGATCGTGTCCGGGCGCAGCGCCGAGCGGGGCGCCGAGGTCGTCGGCGCCCTGCGCGCGCGGGGCGGCCGGGCCGACTTCGTACAGGCGGATCTGGACGGGAGCGCCGCGGCGTCCCGTGCCCTGGCCGAGGCGGCGACGTCCGCTCTGGGCGGGGGCATCGACATCCTGGTCAACAACGCGGGCGTCTACCCCGGCGACAGCACCGTGGACACCGATGAGACGGCCTTCGACCGGGTCTACGCGGTGAATGTGAAGGCGCCGTTCTTCCTGACCGCCGCGGTCGCTCCGGCCATGGCGGAAGCCGGTGGCGGGGCGATCATCAATCTGGGGTCCTGGATCGCGCGGCTGGGCATCCCCCTCGGCGCGCTCTACAGCTCCACCAAGGGTGCGGTGGAGACGCTGACGCGCGCCTGGGCCGCCGAGTTCGGCCCGCGCGGTGTGCGGGTGAACGCGATCTCCCCCGGAGTGGTCCACACGCCCGTGCCCGGCGAGGTGCACCCGGGCGACGTCATGATGAACGGCACCCCGGCCGGGGGCGTCGGAAGTCCGCGGGCCATCGCACACGCCGCGGTCTACCTCGCCGGTGACGAGGCCGCGTTCGTCCACGGCATCGTGCTGGACGTCGACGGCGGTCGCACCACGGCGGCCGTCATCGCGGCGTAGCGGCCGCACGGTCGCGGCACGGCGTACGCGTACGCCCAGCGCCCGGCCCTGAGCCGACGGATGGGCCCGGGCCCACCGGGCGCCGCGCCAACCTCGCGCGGCGCCTCGCCCTTGCCCGGCTGTGGCCACTACCCCGCCGAGGAGGCGGCGCCGGCTGCGCCGACCGCCCTCCTGGCGCCGTACCGGGACAGTTCCATCACTCCGTGAAGGGTGCGGCGAGCACCAGATCCTCCACGGTGGGCACCGAGAAGCCGGGGATATGACGGCGGCCGACCTCGGCGAAGGGGTGCATGAGCTCCGCCATGGGCTTGGTGCGGCACAGCGAGAGGATCGTGTCGATCGCGTTCTTCTTGAACCCCTTCCTGGGGAAGGTGGTGAGCACGTCCTGGAGAGCGTCGGACGGAAGCTGCTGGAGGTCGTTTCCGGCGAAGTCCATACCGGAGCCGACGGAGATCATGGCGATCTCCGGCCTCTTCCGCGTCGCGATGCCGACGTTGGTGTGCAGGGCGATCGCGTCCCAGACCAGTTCGGCCCGCTCGGCCGGTACATGGCGTTCCGTCAGGAACTTCCGTGCGGCGTCGGCGCCGTCGACCTCGAAGCGCTCGGTCGGGGTCCGGAACGCCTCGATCAGACCGAGGTCATGCAGAACCGCGGCGACGAATACGAGTTCCCGGTCGTAGGTGACGCCGCGTCGGTCGAATATCAGAGCGCCGAAGAGATACGTCCGCAAGGAATGATTGAAGATTGTCTCGGAGCACACTCTTTGTGCGTAGGCCACGGCTTCCCTGGCCAGTCCGCTGTCGGGAATGCGGACCCCGGCCACGGTCGAGGGCAGGGAGCCCGGGGTCGGCTTCGCCCCCGTGGTGCGTGCGGCGGCGGGCGCGGTGGATGCCGCGGTGGCGAGCGCGGACATCGCTCCCACCGCGGCGATACCGGCGCCGTGTTGCAGCATCGTACGCCGGGCGAATTTCTTTGTGCTCGGGTTCTCGTCGGTCATCTGTGGCGCTTTCTCATCGGTGGTTGATTTACCGAGAGCCTATGAATGCGCCGTCGAGTCAAACAGCGGAGAGAATGCCAAACAGCTCCCGATTCTCGCCACCTGGGGTGCTCAGAACATGCGGGGCTGGCCCGAGGAGGCCCGGAGTCCGCCGTCGACCGGGATCTGGACGCCGTTGACGAACCGGGCATCGGCACTGGCCAGAAAGGCGATGACGTCGGCGACCTCCTCGGGCTCGGCCGCGCGCCGCATGGGGATGCGCTGGCGGAACGCGGCCATGGCGGTCTCGTTCTCCACCACGGGCGTGGCCATCTCCGTGGCGGTGAGGCTCGGGTGCACCGCGTTGACCCGCACACCTTCGGCGCCGTGGTCGAGCGCCATGGCGTGGGTCAGGTTGACCACCGCGCCCTTCGCCGCGTTGTAGGCGGCCAGACCCCAGTCCCCGCCGAGGCCGGAGACCGAGCCAACGTTCACGATGTTGCCGCCGACGGTGCGCAGATGCGGCAGCGCGGCCTTCGACATGAAGAAGGTGCCGTCGGCGACGACGCTCATGACCTGCCGCCAGTCGGCCGTGTCGATGTCCCCCACGGTGCCGACCGCGGCCACGGCCGCGTTGTTGACCAGCACATCCAGGCGGCCGTACTCCCCCGCCACGCCATCGATGAGGGCGGTGACCGCCGATGCGTCGGAGACGTCCGCGACCCGTGCGACGACCGTCGAACCGGCGGGCGCGGCGGCGACCGTCTTCCGCAACTTCTCCTCGGTGCGTCCGACCACGATCACGGTGGCGCCCTCGCGGGCGAAACGGTGCGCCGCGGCGGCACCGATGCCGGATCCGGCGCCGGTGATGAGCACAACCTTGCCCGCGAAACGGTCCTCGCTCACGTCTTCTCCTCTTGAGCACTGTGATCCAACTCTGCCGCCCTCGGTGGCCGGTCAGTCAAGAACGACCACCATCTTGCCCTTGGCCTCGCCCGCCTCCATCACGCGGTGCGCCTCGTGGATGTCCTCGAAACGGAACACACGCGAGGGCTTCGCCTTGAGGCGGCCCGCCGCCACCTGCTCCGCGATGGCCTGGAGCGGCACATCGGAGAGCGGGAAACCGGGCGTCCCGAACACAAAGCTGCCGAAGAAGGTCAGATAGACGCCGCTTGCCATCTGCAGCAGCGGGTTGGGTTCCTCCAGCAGGGCGAAGTGCTCACGGTTGCGCGTGGTGCCGATGACATGGGCACCGGCGTTCACCGCGAGGTTGACGGCGGCCTGGCCGAAGGCCGAGGTCGCTCCCCGGATGACCAGGGTCCGCTCCGGGGTGATCTCCAGATTGCGGAACAGGCACGTCCAGGCGGTCGCGTAGGTTTCCGGGATGACGGCCGGCTCGGCCCACGGCAGGTCGGATTCGATGAGTGCCACATTCGACGCCGACGCCCGGGTGTATTCCGCGTAGCTGCCGTTGACGGTGCGTCCGAGGCCGCCCATCAGCGCGGCGGCCTTCGTCCCGACGGGGAACTCACCGCCGGGGCACGATGCCACCAGCCCGACGCATTCGATGCCGCTGACCTTGGCGGCCTCGGCCCATTCGCCCCTGCGCATATGCATCTCGGCGTGGTTGAGGCCGAAGGCCTTGATGTCGATGACGACCTGACCGGCCTCGGGCTCGGGGTCCGGTAGCTCCGTGCAGACGAGGCTGTCCGGTCCTCCGAACTTCTCGATCACGATGGCACGCACCATACGGCTCCGGTGTCGGCGTGACCCCTTTTCACCGTAGCCCCGCGGATGACCGCTCGTGATCGGGCGGAACCGGCGCGGTGGCACTCCTTATGGGGCCCATGTGGCACTCCTTATGGGGCCCATGTGGCACCCCTTATGGGGCCCATAAGGGCAGGCTGCGGCCGGTCGTGGATCGAGCGTTCCCGCCGTGGTGCGATAGGCGCATGGACCTGCGGGAGTTGCATTCCTTTGTGGCAGTGGTCGAAGAGGGCGGTTTCTCGGCCGCGGCCCGGCGGCTGCACGTCAGCCAGCCGGCGCTGTCCCAGACGGTCAGCGCTCTGGAGCGGGAGCTCAGGGTGAAGCTGCTGGTGCGCAGCAGCACCGGGGTGCGGCCCACGGACGCGGGGTCCGCCCTGCTCGGGGAGGCGCGGGCGATGCTCGCCCGGCGTGATCAGGCGCTGCGGACGATGGCCCGGTACACCGGCGGGGGCGGAGGGGTGCTGCGGATCGGCATTCCGCTGGAGTTTCCCTCGCGCCTGCTCAGTCCCGCACTCAACGAGCTGGCCGAGGCATGCCCCGACACCCGGGTCCAGGCCCGGCATCTGTCCACCTCCGAGCAACTGGCCGCGCTGCACGCCGGCGAACTCGAGCTGGGGCTGCTGCGGGAGCGCCCCACCGGGCAGGAATTCGACGCGATGGTGGTCAACAAGGAACGGCTGGGCGTGCTGGTGGCCGCGGAGCAGGCGGCGGAGCTGGCCGGGCCGGACGGTATCCCCCTGGAGGCGCTGGCCGGGCTGGAGTGGGTGTCCTTCCCACGTGCGGACAGCCCCGCCTGGTACGACGAGCTGACGGCGATCCTGCGCAGCCACGGGCTCGATCCGGGAGTGCAGGCGCCCAAGGGACAGCGGCTGATCGCGGAGGTGAAATTCGCGGCCGTCGGCGCCGGGCGGGCCTTCGCGATGGCTCCGCCGGACTGGTCGCAGCCCATTCCGGCGGGAGTGGCGTGGTCGCCACTGGTCGGCCATCCGCTCCTGCGCCGGACGTGGGCGGTGTGGTCGGCCGATTCACGGCGCCAGGATCTGGGGCGGCTCATCGCGGCGTTCGAGCAGCCGACCGAGAGTTAGGCCCTGTCCGGTGGATCTTCGCGGGCCCGCGAAGATCCACCGGACAGGGCCTGGTCGACCCCGGACGCGCCGACCGGGACCGGTGCCCGGAGTCACACGGCGACGCGGCCGCCGTCGACGGGCAGGACCGCGCCCTGCACGAAGCTGCTCGTCCCGTCGTCGGCCAGGTACACGATCGCCGCCGCGACCTCGGCGGCGGCCGCCGGCCTTTGGGCGGGCGCCTGGGCGGCCAGGCGCTGCAGGTTCTCCTCCGTCCGGGCGGTGGTCTCGGTCCGCGTGGGACCGACCTGTACGGCGTTCACCCGCACTCCCCGCGGGCCGTATTCCGCCGCCCACGCCTTCGTCAGCAGGTTCACCGCCGCCTTGCTCGACCCGTACAGCGCCATGCCCGGGAAGCCGACCGCCGCCGCGGTCGTGCTCACGTTGACGATCGCTCCGCCGCCCCGGTCGGCCATCCCCGGGGCGAGCTCGGCCACCAGGTAGAACGGGGCCTTGACGTTGAGCGCGTACACCGTGTCGTAGAGGCGTTCCTCCGTCTCCTCCGTCGGCCCGAAGGGGTAGATGCCCGCGTTGTTGACCAGGATGTCGACCCGGCCGCCGCCCCGCCCCAGGGCGTCCCGCGCGAAGCGTCGCACCG
Coding sequences:
- a CDS encoding thiamine pyrophosphate-binding protein; the encoded protein is MAIADEPAPRVAHDVARALKDNGVDRVFLITGGDLWLWRALRDHGIEMCLARSEAASVVMADAYARVTGRPAVVYGQWGPGAANVAAALADARWAHSPLVALTSTVSTRVEYRFEYQELDQPPLFQPVTKWQARVTRADRAGELTAQAVRIAGAGAPGPVHIDIPCDLLAAEAAPKHTDTGSVPVSGPTPPAPSAGAVADIADRLARSLRPVLLAGNGVLIADAATDLTRLAETAGVPVLTTMGGKGAIAENHPLSVGVAGRYSSTVANEIAREADFVLAIGTDLGGLATDTYTLPSAGAEVVHVDVTAEHIGRTRTVERGVVADAGELCRALAAALPPESGNRAHHTWRTSVRSRCAAWREAFRAVAHRPATGHVRPEAVVAILRELADDRDLLVADTGFMGAWGGALFPVHAPGRTFLRAAGTLGWAFPAVLGAQLAAGEGRRAFALVGDGGFGYNVGDLETAIRLDIPAVTIVLNNASLAYEHVGFKHGLGGDAVAEVCDFIDVDHAKVAAAYGMFAARADSADGFRAALEKAIAGDRPALIDVVVSKERIAPVTSFDTRLHRDV
- a CDS encoding TetR/AcrR family transcriptional regulator produces the protein MPKVSQEYLDARRTEILAAARRCFVRDGFHETSMQDLLAEAGMSSGSVYRYFSSKQDMIVAIAEENLAEVVREARRQAERRPPVGLGEAVADLFEVIRAKHAENGFAAIALLTWSESLRNPRLAERLTTALTEATADLATLVREHQDVSQLPPDVAADSLAQLITSTVPGYILQLATLGPDAVDGLPAAARALWPTPGTPAAAKGSPRS
- a CDS encoding TetR/AcrR family transcriptional regulator; translation: MHKELTAKGKATRDRIIEGAAAVLREKDVSIATLDDVMARTRTSKSQLFHYFPTGKDELLLAVAHYEADQVLADQQPYLGCLDSWEAWQRWRDVVVERYEEQGEECSLGSLVLHLGRSTPGARDVVVALMRQWQASLATGIRALQSAGHLPADLDVERRAAALLAGIQGGVAILQSTGRADHLRAALDQGIGDLRRAAA
- a CDS encoding SDR family NAD(P)-dependent oxidoreductase, with product MSGRLQDKRALVTGATSNIGRAIAEMFAAEGAQVIVSGRSAERGAEVVGALRARGGRADFVQADLDGSAAASRALAEAATSALGGGIDILVNNAGVYPGDSTVDTDETAFDRVYAVNVKAPFFLTAAVAPAMAEAGGGAIINLGSWIARLGIPLGALYSSTKGAVETLTRAWAAEFGPRGVRVNAISPGVVHTPVPGEVHPGDVMMNGTPAGGVGSPRAIAHAAVYLAGDEAAFVHGIVLDVDGGRTTAAVIAA
- a CDS encoding HD domain-containing protein, translating into MTDENPSTKKFARRTMLQHGAGIAAVGAMSALATAASTAPAAARTTGAKPTPGSLPSTVAGVRIPDSGLAREAVAYAQRVCSETIFNHSLRTYLFGALIFDRRGVTYDRELVFVAAVLHDLGLIEAFRTPTERFEVDGADAARKFLTERHVPAERAELVWDAIALHTNVGIATRKRPEIAMISVGSGMDFAGNDLQQLPSDALQDVLTTFPRKGFKKNAIDTILSLCRTKPMAELMHPFAEVGRRHIPGFSVPTVEDLVLAAPFTE
- a CDS encoding SDR family NAD(P)-dependent oxidoreductase codes for the protein MSEDRFAGKVVLITGAGSGIGAAAAHRFAREGATVIVVGRTEEKLRKTVAAAPAGSTVVARVADVSDASAVTALIDGVAGEYGRLDVLVNNAAVAAVGTVGDIDTADWRQVMSVVADGTFFMSKAALPHLRTVGGNIVNVGSVSGLGGDWGLAAYNAAKGAVVNLTHAMALDHGAEGVRVNAVHPSLTATEMATPVVENETAMAAFRQRIPMRRAAEPEEVADVIAFLASADARFVNGVQIPVDGGLRASSGQPRMF
- a CDS encoding zinc-binding dehydrogenase, with protein sequence MVRAIVIEKFGGPDSLVCTELPDPEPEAGQVVIDIKAFGLNHAEMHMRRGEWAEAAKVSGIECVGLVASCPGGEFPVGTKAAALMGGLGRTVNGSYAEYTRASASNVALIESDLPWAEPAVIPETYATAWTCLFRNLEITPERTLVIRGATSAFGQAAVNLAVNAGAHVIGTTRNREHFALLEEPNPLLQMASGVYLTFFGSFVFGTPGFPLSDVPLQAIAEQVAAGRLKAKPSRVFRFEDIHEAHRVMEAGEAKGKMVVVLD
- a CDS encoding LysR substrate-binding domain-containing protein — protein: MDLRELHSFVAVVEEGGFSAAARRLHVSQPALSQTVSALERELRVKLLVRSSTGVRPTDAGSALLGEARAMLARRDQALRTMARYTGGGGGVLRIGIPLEFPSRLLSPALNELAEACPDTRVQARHLSTSEQLAALHAGELELGLLRERPTGQEFDAMVVNKERLGVLVAAEQAAELAGPDGIPLEALAGLEWVSFPRADSPAWYDELTAILRSHGLDPGVQAPKGQRLIAEVKFAAVGAGRAFAMAPPDWSQPIPAGVAWSPLVGHPLLRRTWAVWSADSRRQDLGRLIAAFEQPTES
- a CDS encoding SDR family NAD(P)-dependent oxidoreductase; protein product: MTSAPMQGKVALVTGATSGIGAAVAEALAERGAHTLVAGRDAGRGEAVVGGIEKRGGSADFVGADLRDAESVRRFARDALGRGGGRVDILVNNAGIYPFGPTEETEERLYDTVYALNVKAPFYLVAELAPGMADRGGGAIVNVSTTAAAVGFPGMALYGSSKAAVNLLTKAWAAEYGPRGVRVNAVQVGPTRTETTARTEENLQRLAAQAPAQRPAAAAEVAAAIVYLADDGTSSFVQGAVLPVDGGRVAV